Proteins from one Belonocnema kinseyi isolate 2016_QV_RU_SX_M_011 chromosome 8, B_treatae_v1, whole genome shotgun sequence genomic window:
- the LOC117178667 gene encoding zinc finger MYM-type protein 1-like, giving the protein MKKSRHKWLHHDIQNETLQDIAFKIMFQNVREMKNAEYFSILMDETVDIVRTEQVSIFYQVVSSDLIASEYFMEFYSTASTKSKTLIDIAKDVHVRFDLPLSKLRGQCYDGAANVSGTISGLQQRIKEEEPRALFVYCNAHNLNRVIEDGIEKVLVVRKFIREVRDMINCVPYHKSVPKFIDK; this is encoded by the coding sequence ATGAAGAAATCCAGGCACAAGTGGTTACACCATGACATCCAAAACGAGACATTACAGGATATTGCTTTTAAAATCATGTTTCAGAATGTCCGAGAGATGAAAAATGCAGAGTATTTCTCAATACTTATGGATGAAACAGTAGACATTGTTAGGACAGAGCAAGTTTCCATTTTTTACCAAGTCGTCTCTTCTGATCTCATTGCTTCAGAGTACTTCATGGAGTTTTATTCGACCGCGAGTACTAAATCCAAAACATTAATCGATATCGCCAAAGATGTTCATGTTCGTTTTGATTTACCGCTTTCGAAGCTCAGAGGGCAATGCTATGATGGGGCTGCGAATGTTTCGGGGACAATTTCGGGATTGCAACAAAGGATCAAAGAAGAAGAGCCTAGAGCACTTTTTGTCTACTGCAATGCTCATAATCTCAATCGTGTTATTGAAGATGGAATTGAAAAAGTGCTTGTAGTCAGAAAGTTCATCCGAGAAGTGAGGGATATGATAAACTGTGTACCCTATCATAAAAGCGTTCCTAAGTTCATTGACAAGTGA